Proteins encoded in a region of the Neodiprion lecontei isolate iyNeoLeco1 chromosome 5, iyNeoLeco1.1, whole genome shotgun sequence genome:
- the LOC107224422 gene encoding activator of 90 kDa heat shock protein ATPase homolog 1 produces MAKWGEGDPRWIVEERPDATNVNNWHWTEKNACQWSQDKLKELFVNLVIQGDSVKCKVTEFEKCEGEAVANNRKGKLIFFYEWNLVLKWVLEDSGEETIAGKINIPNLSEENDVSEVDIEITLKDSTDKGEAVKHFLHTKGKDTIREKLVQYVLSLKEEFSKGMILPKKESMNEKISNMTSGFDAKMHMNTVVESNSQKLGYKITTTTVKQQQKFQCRAEEFYNMFTSTEMVQAFTKGPVKLDAKKNGKFELFGGNIHGEFVELSPSKIVQSWRCKQWPAEHYSKVTLEINEKNDHTEVKLTQTGVPSNEADTTKENWERYYWDAIKRTFGFGYFM; encoded by the exons ATGGCCAAGTGGGGCGAAGGAGACCCTCGGTGGATTGTCGAAGAGAGACCAGATGCAACGAACGTCAACAATTGGCACTG GACCGAGAAAAATGCCTGTCAATGGTCGCAGGATAAGTTAAAGGAATTATTTGTCAACCTAGTTATTCAAGGAGATAGTG TGAAATGCAAGGTgacagagtttgaaaaatgtgaagGAGAAGCTGTTGCCAACAATAGGAAAgggaaattaatatttttctatgAATGGAATTTAGTACTCAAATGGGTACTTGAAGACAGTGGAGAAGAAACTATTGCCGGAAAGATAAATATACCAAATTTGTCTGAAGAAAATGACGTCTCAGAAGTCGAT ATTGAAATTACTCTAAAAGATAGTACAGACAAAGGGGAAGCAGTAAAACATTTTCTACATACCAAAGGAAAGGATacaattagagaaaaattagTTCAATACGTATTATCGCTGAAAGAAG AGTTCAGCAAAGGCATGATATTGCCGAAGAAAGAAAGCatgaacgaaaaaatatcCAACATGACGTCTGGGTTTGATGCTAAG ATGCATATGAATACTGTTGTCGAATCGAATAGTCAAAAACTTGGTtataaaataacaacaacaaccgTGAAGCAGCAACAAAAATTCCAGTGCCGAGCAGAGGAGTTCTACAACATGTTCACGTCTACTGAG ATGGTTCAAGCTTTCACAAAAGGCCCGGTGAAACTGGATGCGaaaaagaatggaaaattCGAATTGTTTGGAGGAAATATACATGGAGAATTCGTTGAATTATCGCCGTCTAAGATAGTACAAAGCTGGCGATGCAAACAGTGGCCTGCTGAGCACTATAGCAAAGTGACACttgaaataaatgagaaaaatgacCATACCGAAGTCAAATTAACTCAAACTGGCGTACCATCAAA TGAAGCAGACACCACGAAGGAGAATTGGGAGAGGTACTACTGGGATGCTATCAAGAGGACTTTCGGATTTGGTTACTTTATGTGA